From the genome of Burkholderiales bacterium, one region includes:
- a CDS encoding type III PLP-dependent enzyme — MQMRNAVYKEIETEELFDTHPEISLDFSHVRRAVEAGYSRPFLLVDTEIVRSKTRRFKDAMPRVHPHYAVKANPHPQVLRALIEEGAGFEIASIAELDLLLGLGVPAAEIYYSNPMKSREYVEYAARHGVEWYVLDSVEELRKIHSVKPDAKLYLRIDTPNIGSDWPLSGKFGAHPEEVTDIIATAAALGADLAGVTFHVGSQCRNPDNWRVGIESAKRVFAQMRLAGLKPRLLNIGGGYPVRHVKPIPSIEAIADVVNEAIRDLPPEMRVMAEPGRYLVSDAAYFVCRVVGTATRAGKRWMYWDAGVFGGIIETQEGLIYEIRTDRNGREIPWVVAGPTCDSMDVLMRDQMLPEDVQENDFIYIPNAGAYTSSYASNFNGFPLPEVRVF; from the coding sequence ATGCAGATGCGCAATGCTGTTTACAAAGAAATCGAAACCGAAGAGCTGTTCGACACCCACCCCGAAATCAGCCTGGACTTCAGTCACGTCCGGCGCGCCGTCGAAGCAGGCTATAGCAGACCGTTCCTGCTGGTCGACACCGAAATCGTCCGTAGCAAGACCCGCCGCTTCAAGGATGCGATGCCGCGCGTTCACCCGCATTACGCGGTCAAGGCGAATCCGCACCCGCAAGTCCTGCGCGCGCTGATCGAAGAAGGCGCCGGTTTTGAAATCGCGTCGATCGCCGAACTCGATCTGCTGCTCGGTCTCGGCGTTCCGGCCGCTGAAATCTATTACAGCAATCCGATGAAGTCGCGCGAATACGTCGAGTACGCCGCGCGTCACGGCGTCGAATGGTACGTGCTGGACAGTGTCGAAGAATTGCGCAAGATTCACAGCGTCAAGCCCGACGCCAAACTTTATCTGCGCATTGATACGCCGAACATCGGCAGCGATTGGCCGCTGTCGGGCAAATTCGGCGCGCATCCCGAAGAAGTCACCGACATTATCGCGACGGCCGCCGCCCTCGGCGCCGATCTGGCGGGCGTGACGTTCCACGTCGGGTCGCAATGCCGTAATCCGGACAACTGGCGCGTCGGTATCGAAAGCGCCAAACGAGTGTTTGCGCAAATGCGCCTCGCCGGCCTCAAGCCGCGCCTGTTGAACATCGGCGGTGGCTACCCGGTGCGCCACGTCAAGCCGATTCCGTCGATCGAGGCGATTGCCGATGTCGTGAACGAGGCGATCCGCGATCTACCGCCGGAAATGCGCGTCATGGCCGAGCCGGGCCGTTATCTGGTATCGGATGCCGCTTATTTCGTATGCCGCGTCGTCGGCACCGCGACGCGCGCCGGCAAGCGCTGGATGTACTGGGATGCCGGTGTGTTCGGCGGCATCATCGAAACCCAGGAAGGCCTGATTTATGAAATCCGCACCGACCGCAACGGCCGCGAGATTCCGTGGGTGGTGGCAGGGCCGACTTGTGATTCGATGGACGTGCTGATGCGCGATCAGATGCTGCCGGAAGATGTGCAGGAAAACGATTTCATCTATATCCCGAACGCAGGCGCCTACACAAGTTCGTACGCGAGCAACTTCAATGGCTTCCCGTTACCGGAAGTCCGCGTGTTTTGA